One segment of Brachyhypopomus gauderio isolate BG-103 unplaced genomic scaffold, BGAUD_0.2 sc63, whole genome shotgun sequence DNA contains the following:
- the LOC143489564 gene encoding protein Tob1-like — protein MQLEIQVALNFIISYLYNKLPRRRVNIFGEELERQLKQKYEGHWYLDKPYKGSGYRCIHVGEKVDPVVERAAKESGLDMEDVRNNLPQDLSVWIDPFEVSYQIGEKGPVKVLYVDDSNENGLELDKEIKNSFNPEAQVFMPITEPVGPSPTSSSPSPPFGQSASVSPSFMPRSTQPLTFTTATFAATKFGSTKMKSSGRGTGKAARSSPTNLGLNVNNLLKQKAISTSMHSLYGLGLGGQQQKTSALSPNAKEFVFPSLPGQGSPSAMFPGESSLSLSPLQYSNAFDVFAAYGGLNDKSLMDGLNFSLSNMQYSNQQFQPVMAN, from the coding sequence ATGCAGCTTGAAATCCAAGTAGCACTCAACTTTATAATTTCATACTTGTACAATAAGCTCCCACGGCGACGTGTCAACATTTTCGGCGAGGAACTGGAGCGGCAACTGAAACAGAAATACGAGGGGCACTGGTATCTGGACAAGCCATACAAAGGTTCTGGGTACCGCTGCATACACGTTGGGGAAAAAGTGGACCCAGTTGTGGAGCGAGCAGCCAAAGAGAGTGGGTTGGATATGGAAGATGTCCGCAACAACCTGCCTCAGGACCTTAGCGTCTGGATCGACCCCTTCGAGGTGTCGTACCAGATCGGGGAAAAGGGACCCGTCAAGGTGCTTTATGTGGATGATAGCAATGAGAACGGGCTGGAGTTGGACAAGGAGATCAAGAACAGCTTTAACCCTGAGGCCCAGGTCTTCATGCCCATCACCGAGCCTGTGGGACCCTCGCCCACATCCAGCTCCCCGTCCCCTCCCTTCGGCCAGTCGGCCAGCGTCAGCCCCAGCTTCATGCCTCGCTCCACCCAGCCTTTAACCTTCACCACTGCCACTTTCGCCGCCACCAAGTTTGGCTCCACCAAGATGAAGAGCAGCGGCCGGGGCACCGGCAAGGCAGCGCGGAGCTCGCCCACCAACCTGGGCCTGAACGTGAACAACCTCTTGAAGCAGAAAGCCATCTCCACATCCATGCATTCTCTCTACGGCCTCGGCCTGGGAGGTCAGCAGCAGAAGACGTCGGCCCTGTCCCCCAATGCCAAGGAGTTTGTGTTCCCCAGCCTGCCGGGCCAGGGCAGCCCAAGTGCAATGTTCCCTGGGGAGAGCTCCCTCAGCCTCAGCCCTCTCCAGTACAGTAATGCCTTTGACGTGTTCGCCGCCTACGGAGGTCTGAACGACAAGTCCTTGATGGACGGCCTGAATTTCAGCTTGAGCAACATGCAGTATTCTAACCAGCAATTCCAGCCTGTGATGGCCAACTAG